One region of Uloborus diversus isolate 005 unplaced genomic scaffold, Udiv.v.3.1 scaffold_965, whole genome shotgun sequence genomic DNA includes:
- the LOC129234066 gene encoding eukaryotic translation initiation factor 3 subunit A-like, whose product MPLYFQRPENALKRANEFIDVGKKQRALDALYDVIKSRKHRTWQKIHEPIMSKYLELCVDLKRSHVAKEGLFQYRNICQQVNIKSLEDVVRGYLKLAEEKTEAAREESKQSVVDIDDLDQVQTPEDLLLSAVSSEDTQDRTDRVVLAPWVKFLWESYRQCLELLRNNSRVERLYHDIAQEAFRFCLKYNRKTEFRKLCDNLRAHLGHIHKHQNQQTSVNLNNPESQAMHLETRLVQLDSAIQMELYQEAYKAIEDIHGLMNLSKKAPNPRLMANYYQKLALVFWKSQNYLFHAAALFRLFYLSREQKKNITAEEISKMASRVILATLAIPMPPNRPEIDRLVETDENVIDKNHRLLSTLLGLPNPPTRVNLIKDLVRFGIIHYAPTQLQDLYRWLETEFHPLKLCSRIQQCFDFLNSWDDFPELRQYIPPIQDITVVRLVKEISQVYQTIQFSRLLSLIPFIQPFTLEYLIVQISRRNDLQVRIDHKKECFHFGSELNVSQIEIVEGPHLQSMPSEQMRNQLVFINSVLKKAVSIIRPDKMKVERKDLSKEIIKAYLLTSSKDHIRILNRQAIIEERKEMLENLSYQKEAEERKLQEDKQQKLREAEKERMARETEERTKQRLLREQIEMKRKVVMEKIEQLKKTEIGCRIFEGMDELELEKLDPDDLLNKQVEQLDRERKELQSKLRKQERKLDHLERAKRIEEIELLEKEYQEHRKKDIEFWELHEKERIKAIKEERAISIQYRDRLVKLKEERDKFLQRLKKERASLYEEKFAAFEKVLEEERKKRLAERKEQRKQDRREQWLKDQKEKKQREIDEARKREREEVLAKLEEIEAKKRAKEKEIEERLRREELAALEKKKDEEKKSLKDSSMPSQKPLSGSLREREPERKEGWGSRREEKESRPPVEEDMNWRKRDDKRDDDAWRRKPKEEGSVWRKEDSRSFRDMPQDGSGDSWRRSDDNRDRPLRSNDNRDRPLRSDDNRDRPLRSDDSRDRPLRSDDNRDRPLRSDDNRDRPLSDWRSGALSRNRDDRDMRRPLGDRSRDQRDRPPQGFDRDQSDAPDSGRDRFGKDQGFDSRDRFDRGGRTERSTGARFSGDSWRSARKEDSAPSGGSSWRARDNLSSNDRSDRRVDTKDERDSFRKDTRNNADDDGFTRVRR is encoded by the coding sequence ATGCCGCTTTATTTCCAAAGGCCAGAAAATGCCCTGAAAAGGGCCAACGAATTTATCGATGTTGGTAAAAAGCAAAGAGCACTTGATGCTCTATATGATGTTATTAAAAGTAGAAAACACAGAACATGGCAAAAAATTCACGAGCCTATTATGAGCAAGTATTTGGAACTATGTGTTGatttaaaaagaagtcatgttGCTAAAGAAGGATTATTTCAGTATCGGAATATCTGTCAACAAGTTAATATTAAATCTTTGGAAGATGTAGTTCGTGGCTACTTAAAATTGGCTGAAGAGAAGACGGAAGCTGCTAGAGAAGAGTCTAAGCAAAGTGTTGTTGACATAGATGATTTAGATCAAGTCCAAACACCAGAAGATCTTCTGCTAAGTGCTGTGAGCAGTGAAGATACACAAGACAGAACCGATCGAGTCGTGCTAGCTCCCTGGGTAAAGTTTCTCTGGGAGTCTTATCGTCAATGTTTGGAGCTGTTGCGTAATAATTCACGAGTCGAGCGCCTTTACCATGATATTGCTCAAGAAGCCTTCcgattttgtttgaaatacaatcGAAAGACGGAATTTCGTAAACTCTGTGATAATCTTAGAGCTCATCTTGGGCACATACACAAGCATCAAAATCAGCAAACATCAGTTAACTTGAATAATCCTGAAAGCCAAGCAATGCATTTGGAAACTCGACTTGTGCAGCTGGACAGCGCTATTCAAATGGAGTTGTATCAGGAAGCTTACAAAGCAATCGAAGATATTCATGGCTTAATGAATCTATCCAAAAAAGCTCCAAATCCCAGGCTTATGGCAAATTATTATCAGAAACTTGCTCTTGTATTTTGGAAAAGCCAAAATTATCTGTTTCATGCAGCAGCATTGTTTCGCCTATTCTACTTATCAagagaacaaaaaaagaatatcaCAGCTGAAGAAATATCAAAAATGGCTTCTCGTGTCATTCTTGCAACGCTTGCTATACCAATGCCTCCAAATCGTCCTGAAATTGATCGCCTGGTTGAAACTGATGAAAATGTGATTGATAAGAATCACCGCCTGTTATCTACATTGCTTGGACTCCCCAATCCCCCTACTCGAGTCAATCTTATTAAAGATCTGGTACGATTTGGAATAATTCATTATGCTCCCACTCAACTTCAAGACCTATACAGATGGTTGGAAACAGAATTCCACCCCCTGAAATTATGCTCACGTATTCAGCAATGCTTTGACTTTTTAAATAGTTGGGATGACTTTCCAGAACTTCGACAATATATTCCACCTATTCAGGACATTACTGTTGTTAGATTAGTTAAGGAAATAAGTCAAGTTTATCAAACTATCCAGTTTTCTAGGCTTTTGAGCCTAATTCCCTTTATTCAGCCATTTACACTAGAATATTTAATTGTTCAGATATCCAGACGAAATGATTTGCAGGTACGAATTGATCACAAAAAGGAGTGTTTTCACTTTGGCTCAGAATTAAATGTATCTCAAATAGAAATAGTAGAAGGTCCTCATCTTCAAAGTATGCCCAGTGAACAAATGAGGAATCAGCTGGTATTTATAAACTCTGTGTTGAAGAAAGCAGTGAGTATCATAAGGCCAGATAAAATGAAGGTAGAAAGGAAGGATCTTAGCAAAGAAATAATCAAAGCTTACCTGTTAACATCATCAAAAGATCACATACGCATCTTGAACCGTCAAGCTATAATTGAAGAACGTAAGGAGATGTTAGAAAATTTGAGTTATCAAAAGGAAGCAGAAGAGCGAAAATTGCAAGAGGACAAACAGCAGAAACTGCGAGaagcagaaaaagaaagaatggcTAGAGAAACTGAAGAACGGACGAAACAGAGATTGCTACGAGAACAGATTGAAATGAAACGAAAAGTGGTGATGGAGAAAATAGAACAacttaaaaaaactgaaattggaTGCAGGATTTTTGAAGGAATGGATGAATTAGAACTGGAAAAATTAGACCCAGATGATTTATTAAATAAGCAAGTTGAGCAATTGGATCGTGAGAGAAAAGAGCTGCAGTCCAAACTGAGGAAGCAAGAAAGAAAATTAGATCATCTTGAACGTGCTAAAAGGATAGAAGAGATTGAATTACTTGAGAAAGAGTACCAAGAACATAGAAAGAAAGACATTGAATTTTGGGAGCTGCATGAGAAGGAGAGAATCAAAGCTATTAAGGAAGAGCGTGCTATATCGATCCAATACAGAGATCGCCTAGTAAAGTTGAAGGAAGAAAGAGATAAATTTCTACAACGTCTGAAGAAAGAACGTGCATCTCTTTACGAAGAAAAGTTTGCTGCCTTTGAAAAGGTCCTtgaggaagaaagaaagaaacgtcTTGCAGAGAGAAAAGAGCAAAGAAAACAAGATAGACGAGAACAATGGCTGAAGGACCAAAAAGAGAAGAAACAACGTGAGATAGACGAGGCACGTAAACGAGAACGTGAAGAAGTTTTAGCAAAGTTGGAAGAAATTGAAGCTAAAAAACGAGCTAAAGAGAAGGAAATTGAAGAAAGACTGCGCCGAGAAGAGTTGGCTGCtttagaaaagaagaaagatgaaGAAAAGAAGAGTTTGAAGGATTCATCCATGCCATCTCAAAAGCCCTTATCTGGATCATTAAGAGAGCGGGAACCAGAGAGAAAAGAAGGCTGGGGATCAAGAAGGGAAGAAAAAGAATCCAGACCTCCTGTTGAAGAAGACATGAACTGGCGCAAAAGAGATGACAAGAGGGATGATGATGCTTGGAGAAGAAAGCCCAAGGAGGAAGGATCAGTATGGAGAAAAGAAGATTCTCGATCTTTCCGTGACATGCCACAGGATGGTAGTGGTGATTCATGGAGAAGATCAGATGATAATAGGGATCGCCCATTAAGGTCCAATGATAATCGGGATCGCCCATTAAGATCGGATGACAACAGGGATCGCCCATTAAGATCGGATGACAGCAGGGATCGCCCGTTAAGATCTGATGATAACAGGGATCGCCCATTAAGATCCGATGACAATAGAGATCGCCCATTAAGTGATTGGAGGTCTGGAGCTTTAAGCAGAAACAGAGATGATAGGGATATGAGGAGGCCGCTAGGTGATCGGTCTCGAGACCAGAGAGATAGACCACCTCAAGGCTTTGATAGAGATCAATCAGATGCTCCTGATAGCGGAAGAGACCGCTTCGGAAAGGATCAGGGCTTTGATAGCAGAGATAGATTTGATCGTGGAGGAAGGACGGAAAGGAGTACAGGTGCTCGATTTTCTGGAGATAGCTGGAGAAGTGCTAGAAAGGAAGATTCTGCACCATCTGGTGGATCGTCCTGGCGGGCTCGAGACAATCTTTCAAGCAATGATCGTTCGGATAGAAGAGTGGATACCAAAGATGAAAGAGATTCCTTCCGAAAAGATACACGTAATAATGCTGATGATGATGGTTTTACAAGAGTGAGAAgataa